One Triticum dicoccoides isolate Atlit2015 ecotype Zavitan chromosome 5B, WEW_v2.0, whole genome shotgun sequence genomic window carries:
- the LOC119306872 gene encoding importin subunit beta-1-like, whose protein sequence is MDITKLLLDAQHHDYGIRSVAEAELKRLEEHDLPGFLLRLSSELSSDHSPPESRRLAGTILKDSLGSSDGNVHPINDPLVHRWLSLDPSIRSTIKESSLMTALASPVADARRTSSQVITKLEFIGDWPDLLGRLLGNAAQRQGVPPLKQQAALEALEHVFKDRHKYLQPDQVDDVLNFLIVEASRVEDDISRDVRLAAIRALRNVLWYEVWRICKDDDEGTRIMAAVLNAAKSEETEFRQATFECLAAIASRDHTKLEPYMETILGLTTQAFKGGVESVALASIEFWSAACEREIRLQYYMRDDDDDNDDDVVALDCGFLGKPLSALAPLLLETLLKQDEDDSLKDLSTCFIYKAGRKPFSVKDLSTSAMECLGLAAKSIGAAIVPPVMRFFGANIIASDWQSRKAATFALGFILEGPSLEKLAPVIDLLLDMMKDPNMQVRETAARTLQRVFELRHSQASSNRIVTNANLPRIMDVLIESTKDVSEVSDKVCGAIYYLALGYDEDAQSKSKSNSSELSPFVEPVIDALLSASEPTPLGLPACASAYEALSEIVRVGSTREFEASLAIRVVMPRILRRLNVVVNHDGVVISSGDSKMNRGLLEFLLCGLVQLIIEKMGSWDIIERSALRDSAQYVLLLLCRVLTSSDCPGARHKAALAIGALAHAIGPDFGEHMPMLLQHFTAKRLSPTYLHVMCDICHVLGDKVAVPWSDQIMDVLYKGMSDDVALIPSIVACFGEIALAIGRNFERYLETVMNMLKEAANNGKYRAHVSEVGKVEYGDPLIEGLFKAYSSILRGIKDPISGFKVIAALMEFSEAVCKEQRRRNTSVVQAGVGALSDLQSIVGSWIEDMIQSQSAAMEVEATN, encoded by the exons ATGGATATCACCAAGCTTCTGCTGGACGCTCAGCACCACGACTACGGCATAAGGTCGGTGGCAGAGGCCGAACTCAAGCGGCTCGAGGAGCACGACCTACCCGGCTTCCTCCTGCGCCTGTCGTCGGAGCTCTCCAGCGACCACAGCCCACCCGAGTCCAGGAGGCTCGCCGGCACCATCCTCAAGGACTCGCTGGGTTCCTCTGATGGCAACGTACACCCGATCAATGATCCACTCGTCCACCGGTGGTTGAGCCTTGATCCATCCATCCGATCCACCATCAAGGAGTCGTCGCTCATGACGGCGCTAGCATCTCCGGTCGCCGACGCCAGGCGCACCTCGTCGCAGGTCATCACAAAGCTCGAGTTCATCGGGGACTGGCCGGACCTCCTTGGCCGGTTGCTGGGCAACGCGGCACAAAGGCAGGGCGTGCCGCCTCTAAAGCAGCAGGCCGCCCTGGAGGCGCTGGAGCATGTCTTCAAGGATAGGCACAAGTACCTGCAGCCGGATCAGGTTGACGACGTTCTCAATTTCCTCATCGTGGAGGCGAGCCGCGTGGAGGACGACATAAGCCGCGATGTCCGCCTCGCGGCAATTCGAGCTCTACGTAACGTTCTATGGTATGAAGTTTGGAGAATATGTAAAGACGATGATGAGGGAACCCGTATAATGGCCGCGGTCCTCAATGCTGCTAAATCCGAAGAAACGGAGTTCAGGCAGGCGACGTTCGAGTGCCTTGCTGCGATTGCATCCAGAGATCACACCAAGTTAGAGCCCTACATGGAAACCATACTTGGACTTACAACCCAAGCTTTCAAAGGAGGTGTGGAATCTGTTGCGCTTGCTTCTATTGAGTTCTGGAGCGCTGCTTGTGAAAGAGAGATTAGGCTACAATACTACatgcgcgatgatgatgatgacaacgatgATGATGTCGTCGCTCTAGATTGTGGCTTTCTTGGCAAGCCCCTCTCTGCACTTGCCCCACTTCTTCTAGAAACACTGTTAAAGCAAGACGAAGATGATAGCTTAAAAGACCTATCCacatgctttatatataaagcggggcgaaagcctttctcGGTAAAAGACCTATCCACAAGTGCTATGGAATGCCTAGGCCTTGCCGCTAAAAGTATCGGGGCTGCAATTGTCCCTCCCGTGATGCGGTTTTTTGGGGCTAACATCATAGCGTCAGATTGGCAAAGTCGCAAGGCAGCCACGTTTGCATTAGGTTTTATCCTAGAAGGTCCCTCTCTTGAGAAACTCGCTCCCGTGATCGATCTGCTGCTTGACATGATGAAAGATCCAAACATGCAGGTAAGAGAAACCGCCGCAAGAACACTCCAGCGGGTGTTTGAGCTTCGGCATtctcaagctagttcaaatagaaTCGTAACAAATGCAAACCTTCCTCGGATCATGGATGTGCTGATAGAGAGTACTAAAGATGTTTCAGAAGTGTCTGACAAAGTCTGTGGAGCTATATATTATCTTGCGCTAGGTTACGACGAAGATGCACAATCAAAGTCAAAGTCGAACTCATCAGAGCTTTCACCTTTTGTTGAGCCTGTTATTGACGCTCTGCTTTCTGCTTCAGAACCTACCCCTTTGGGGCTTCCAGCATGTGCATCTGCTTATGAAGCATTGAGTGAGATTGTAAGAGTCGGTAGCACAAGAGAATTTGAAGCTTCCCTAGCTATTAGAGTCGTAATGCCTAGAATCCTTAGAAGATTGAATGTCGTGGTCAATCATGACGGTGTAGTAATTTCATCAGGTGACAGCAAGATGAATCGTGGCCTTCTTGAGTTTTTGCTGTGTGGTCTAGTTCAGCTAATAATCGAGAAGATGGGCAGCTGGGACATAATCGAACGATCTGCACTTAGGGACTCTGCTCAATATGTATTGCTGCTATTGTGCCGTGTCTTAACCAGCAGCGACTGTCCTGGTGCACGTCATAAAGCAGCCCTTGCCATTGGTGCTCTTGCTCATGCCATCGGTCCGGATTTTGGGGAACACATGCCTATGCTCTTGCAGCATTTTACTGCGAAGCGGCTCTCTCCAACTTATTTACATGTGATGTGTGATATCTGCCATGTCTTGGGAGATAAAGTGGCGGTGCCATGGTCTGATCAAATCATGGACGTTCTTTACAAAGGCATGTCAGATGATGTGGCTCTTATACCTTCAATTGTGGCATGCTTTGGAGAGATCGCCCTTGCCATCGGCAGGAATTTTGAGAGGTACCTAGAGACTGTTATGAACATGCTTAAAGAAGCCGCCAACAACGGAAAATATCGTGCTCATGTTTCAGAAGTGGGTAAGGTTGAGTATGGTGACCCGCTTATAGAGGGATTGTTTAAGGCCTACTCTAGCATATTGCGGGGTATAAAGGATCCAATATCTGGGTTTAAGGTAATAGCGGCTCTAATGGAGTTCAGTGAAGCTGTGTGCAAGGAGCAGAGGAG GAGGAATACAAGTGTGGTGCAAGCTGGGGTTGGTGCCTTGTCTGATCTTCAGTCCATTGTTGGGTCATGGATCGAGGACATGATTCAATCTCAGTCAGCAGCCATGGAGGTTGAGGCCACAAATTAA